Proteins co-encoded in one Myotis daubentonii chromosome 8, mMyoDau2.1, whole genome shotgun sequence genomic window:
- the NAA20 gene encoding N-alpha-acetyltransferase 20 isoform X5: MFLAGGSTEGKYLAHWPEYFIVAEAPGGELMGYIMGKAEGSVAREEWHGHVTALSVAPEFRRLGLAAKLMELLEEISERKGGFFVDLFVRVSNQVAVNMYKQLGYSVYRTVIEYYSASNGEPDEDAYDMRKALSRDTEKKSIIPLPHPVRPEDIE, translated from the exons ATGTTCCTGGCAGGAGGATCAACAGAGGGGAAG TATCTTGCCCATTGGCCAGAGTATTTCATTGTTGCAGAGGCACCTGGTGGAGAGTTAATGGGCTATA TTATGGGTAAAGCAGAAGGCTCAGTTGCTAGGGAAGAATGGCATGGGCATGTCACAGCTCTGTCTGTTGCCCCAGAATTTCGACGCCTTGGTTTGGCTGCTAAACTTATGGAGTTATTAGAGGAAATCTCAGAAAG aaaaggtggatTTTTTGTTGATCTCTTTGTAAGAGTATCTAACCAAGTTGCAGTCAACATGTACAAGCAGCTGGGCTACAGTGTATACAGGACGGTCATAGAGTACTATTCAGCCAGCAACGGGGAGCCCGACGAGGATGCTTATG ATATGAGGAAAGCACTTTCCAGGGACACTGAGAAGAAATCCATCATACCATTACCTCATCCTGTGAGACCTGAAGACATTGAATAA
- the NAA20 gene encoding N-alpha-acetyltransferase 20 isoform X4: protein MTTLRAFTCDDLFRFNNINLDPLTETSRQHHIHVPGRRINRGEVMGKAEGSVAREEWHGHVTALSVAPEFRRLGLAAKLMELLEEISERKGGFFVDLFVRVSNQVAVNMYKQLGYSVYRTVIEYYSASNGEPDEDAYDMRKALSRDTEKKSIIPLPHPVRPEDIE from the exons ATGACCACGCTCCGGGCCTTCACCTGCGACGACCTGTTCCGCTTCAACAACAT TAACTTGGATCCACTTACAGAAAct AGCAGACAGCATCACATCCATGTTCCTGGCAGGAGGATCAACAGAGGGGAAG TTATGGGTAAAGCAGAAGGCTCAGTTGCTAGGGAAGAATGGCATGGGCATGTCACAGCTCTGTCTGTTGCCCCAGAATTTCGACGCCTTGGTTTGGCTGCTAAACTTATGGAGTTATTAGAGGAAATCTCAGAAAG aaaaggtggatTTTTTGTTGATCTCTTTGTAAGAGTATCTAACCAAGTTGCAGTCAACATGTACAAGCAGCTGGGCTACAGTGTATACAGGACGGTCATAGAGTACTATTCAGCCAGCAACGGGGAGCCCGACGAGGATGCTTATG ATATGAGGAAAGCACTTTCCAGGGACACTGAGAAGAAATCCATCATACCATTACCTCATCCTGTGAGACCTGAAGACATTGAATAA
- the NAA20 gene encoding N-alpha-acetyltransferase 20 isoform X1: MLEQVILQVCTGAPQDCFGALQVTWIHLQKLADSITSMFLAGGSTEGKYLAHWPEYFIVAEAPGGELMGYIMGKAEGSVAREEWHGHVTALSVAPEFRRLGLAAKLMELLEEISERKGGFFVDLFVRVSNQVAVNMYKQLGYSVYRTVIEYYSASNGEPDEDAYDMRKALSRDTEKKSIIPLPHPVRPEDIE; this comes from the exons ATGTTAGAGCAAGTGATTCTCCAGGTGTGCACCGGGGCCCCTCAAGATTGTTTTGGGGCTCTGCAAG TAACTTGGATCCACTTACAGAAAct AGCAGACAGCATCACATCCATGTTCCTGGCAGGAGGATCAACAGAGGGGAAG TATCTTGCCCATTGGCCAGAGTATTTCATTGTTGCAGAGGCACCTGGTGGAGAGTTAATGGGCTATA TTATGGGTAAAGCAGAAGGCTCAGTTGCTAGGGAAGAATGGCATGGGCATGTCACAGCTCTGTCTGTTGCCCCAGAATTTCGACGCCTTGGTTTGGCTGCTAAACTTATGGAGTTATTAGAGGAAATCTCAGAAAG aaaaggtggatTTTTTGTTGATCTCTTTGTAAGAGTATCTAACCAAGTTGCAGTCAACATGTACAAGCAGCTGGGCTACAGTGTATACAGGACGGTCATAGAGTACTATTCAGCCAGCAACGGGGAGCCCGACGAGGATGCTTATG ATATGAGGAAAGCACTTTCCAGGGACACTGAGAAGAAATCCATCATACCATTACCTCATCCTGTGAGACCTGAAGACATTGAATAA
- the NAA20 gene encoding N-alpha-acetyltransferase 20 isoform X2 has protein sequence MTSGGAGAVAAILLWRRRRNDHAPGLHLRRPVPLQQHYLAHWPEYFIVAEAPGGELMGYIMGKAEGSVAREEWHGHVTALSVAPEFRRLGLAAKLMELLEEISERKGGFFVDLFVRVSNQVAVNMYKQLGYSVYRTVIEYYSASNGEPDEDAYDMRKALSRDTEKKSIIPLPHPVRPEDIE, from the exons ATGACTTCCGGCGGGGCGGGCGCAGTCGCGGCGATTCTGCTTTGGCGGCGGCGGCGTAATGACCACGCTCCGGGCCTTCACCTGCGACGACCTGTTCCGCTTCAACAACAT TATCTTGCCCATTGGCCAGAGTATTTCATTGTTGCAGAGGCACCTGGTGGAGAGTTAATGGGCTATA TTATGGGTAAAGCAGAAGGCTCAGTTGCTAGGGAAGAATGGCATGGGCATGTCACAGCTCTGTCTGTTGCCCCAGAATTTCGACGCCTTGGTTTGGCTGCTAAACTTATGGAGTTATTAGAGGAAATCTCAGAAAG aaaaggtggatTTTTTGTTGATCTCTTTGTAAGAGTATCTAACCAAGTTGCAGTCAACATGTACAAGCAGCTGGGCTACAGTGTATACAGGACGGTCATAGAGTACTATTCAGCCAGCAACGGGGAGCCCGACGAGGATGCTTATG ATATGAGGAAAGCACTTTCCAGGGACACTGAGAAGAAATCCATCATACCATTACCTCATCCTGTGAGACCTGAAGACATTGAATAA
- the NAA20 gene encoding N-alpha-acetyltransferase 20 isoform X3, with protein sequence MTTLRAFTCDDLFRFNNINLDPLTETYGIPFYLQYLAHWPEYFIVAEAPGGELMGYIMGKAEGSVAREEWHGHVTALSVAPEFRRLGLAAKLMELLEEISERKGGFFVDLFVRVSNQVAVNMYKQLGYSVYRTVIEYYSASNGEPDEDAYDMRKALSRDTEKKSIIPLPHPVRPEDIE encoded by the exons ATGACCACGCTCCGGGCCTTCACCTGCGACGACCTGTTCCGCTTCAACAACAT TAACTTGGATCCACTTACAGAAAct TATGGGATTCCTTTTTATTTACAGTATCTTGCCCATTGGCCAGAGTATTTCATTGTTGCAGAGGCACCTGGTGGAGAGTTAATGGGCTATA TTATGGGTAAAGCAGAAGGCTCAGTTGCTAGGGAAGAATGGCATGGGCATGTCACAGCTCTGTCTGTTGCCCCAGAATTTCGACGCCTTGGTTTGGCTGCTAAACTTATGGAGTTATTAGAGGAAATCTCAGAAAG aaaaggtggatTTTTTGTTGATCTCTTTGTAAGAGTATCTAACCAAGTTGCAGTCAACATGTACAAGCAGCTGGGCTACAGTGTATACAGGACGGTCATAGAGTACTATTCAGCCAGCAACGGGGAGCCCGACGAGGATGCTTATG ATATGAGGAAAGCACTTTCCAGGGACACTGAGAAGAAATCCATCATACCATTACCTCATCCTGTGAGACCTGAAGACATTGAATAA
- the NAA20 gene encoding N-alpha-acetyltransferase 20 isoform X6: MTTLRAFTCDDLFRFNNINLDPLTETYGIPFYLQYLAHWPEYFIVAEAPGGELMGYIMGKAEGSVAREEWHGHVTALSVAPEFRRLGLAAKLMELLEEISERYEESTFQGH; this comes from the exons ATGACCACGCTCCGGGCCTTCACCTGCGACGACCTGTTCCGCTTCAACAACAT TAACTTGGATCCACTTACAGAAAct TATGGGATTCCTTTTTATTTACAGTATCTTGCCCATTGGCCAGAGTATTTCATTGTTGCAGAGGCACCTGGTGGAGAGTTAATGGGCTATA TTATGGGTAAAGCAGAAGGCTCAGTTGCTAGGGAAGAATGGCATGGGCATGTCACAGCTCTGTCTGTTGCCCCAGAATTTCGACGCCTTGGTTTGGCTGCTAAACTTATGGAGTTATTAGAGGAAATCTCAGAAAG ATATGAGGAAAGCACTTTCCAGGGACACTGA